A window from Opitutia bacterium ISCC 52 encodes these proteins:
- a CDS encoding type VI secretion system tube protein Hcp, whose amino-acid sequence MKTKHFLRCIFVLVLTPFWAQGAAFLKFDGVDGESKDKDHKGWIDIESIS is encoded by the coding sequence ATGAAAACCAAACATTTCCTTCGTTGTATATTCGTTCTTGTACTAACCCCATTCTGGGCCCAAGGTGCTGCCTTCCTCAAATTCGACGGTGTCGATGGTGAATCCAAGGATAAAGACCACAAAGGCTGGATCGACATCGAATCCATATCCTAG
- a CDS encoding type VI secretion system tube protein Hcp, whose protein sequence is MVHRDIATRNVRAKRDTTPGQGTGKRDAASGQATGRRDAASGLATGKRDAASGRPTGRRDAASGMATGKRQHKPVRVTKGIDKATPLLAKALSSGNSMGNVTIQRTHEGKSETITLINATVAEVQKSGNTEHVTFNYQQLRQVPNSSVRGWNPKDKRAIQGTAK, encoded by the coding sequence GTGGTTCACCGCGACATCGCTACCCGAAACGTAAGGGCAAAACGGGATACCACTCCAGGTCAGGGCACGGGGAAGAGGGATGCCGCCTCGGGACAAGCAACTGGCAGGCGTGATGCAGCCTCGGGCCTTGCCACTGGTAAACGTGACGCTGCCTCAGGACGACCAACGGGTCGCAGGGATGCCGCTTCTGGCATGGCAACGGGCAAACGCCAACACAAACCCGTCAGGGTGACCAAGGGAATTGACAAAGCGACTCCCCTACTCGCAAAGGCTCTCAGCAGTGGCAATTCAATGGGCAATGTGACCATCCAACGGACACATGAAGGAAAGTCCGAAACAATCACACTCATAAACGCCACCGTGGCAGAGGTGCAGAAAAGTGGAAATACCGAACATGTCACTTTTAATTATCAGCAGCTTCGCCAGGTGCCCAATTCCAGTGTCCGAGGTTGGAACCCAAAAGACAAAAGAGCCATCCAAGGTACCGCTAAATAA
- the rodA gene encoding rod shape-determining protein RodA, with amino-acid sequence MNREDHARWDWVSPICILILAISGVFFIYSAQLNSIYSNWTEQIIWIFLGAFVYLFVSFIDYDIYMKYGHWLYILTLILLVAVLIPGIGLKIDGARRWLDLGLLNYQPSELAKISVMLIVSSILARSEIGKITESLTALVKVALVVLFPMVVILAQPDLGTSLVLIPMVLGLLYVSNLSMRFFTTVFLGCVFVIGAVTWDVNRYANFLEENNYTPTNHNRAYEEHSYLPYLRDYQRNRILTFLMPEKVDPKGSGWNLNQSLISVGSGGLTGKGWTEGTQAKLGYLPRSVAHNDFIFSVLAEEKGFLGSLTVLSLTGILLLNGVRIASKARDRFGMFLAVGVTIIFAIHALVNIGMTIGMMPITGLPLPFLSYGGSFLLSCCILQGIVQSVYRHRKAF; translated from the coding sequence TTGAATCGTGAAGATCATGCGCGCTGGGATTGGGTTAGCCCCATTTGCATCCTCATTCTAGCCATTAGCGGTGTATTTTTCATCTACAGTGCACAACTCAACTCCATCTATTCGAATTGGACCGAACAGATTATTTGGATTTTCCTAGGAGCGTTTGTCTACCTGTTCGTCTCATTCATCGATTACGATATCTACATGAAATACGGCCACTGGCTGTATATTCTTACCCTCATTCTACTCGTTGCAGTCCTTATCCCCGGGATCGGGCTCAAGATAGATGGAGCAAGGCGATGGCTCGATCTGGGACTACTCAATTATCAGCCATCCGAATTAGCGAAAATTTCGGTAATGCTCATCGTCTCCAGTATCTTGGCTCGATCGGAAATCGGCAAGATCACTGAATCCTTGACCGCCTTGGTAAAAGTTGCCTTGGTTGTCCTCTTCCCAATGGTGGTCATTCTGGCACAACCGGATTTGGGAACTTCACTCGTTCTTATCCCCATGGTACTTGGTCTGTTATACGTTTCCAACCTCTCAATGCGGTTTTTCACAACCGTGTTTCTAGGCTGTGTTTTCGTAATCGGAGCTGTAACCTGGGATGTGAACCGTTACGCTAACTTTCTCGAAGAAAATAACTACACTCCAACAAACCACAACCGTGCTTATGAGGAGCATTCTTACCTGCCTTACCTGAGGGATTACCAACGGAATCGGATTCTTACCTTTCTGATGCCGGAAAAAGTAGATCCCAAAGGAAGTGGCTGGAACCTGAATCAATCATTGATATCAGTAGGTTCCGGTGGTCTCACAGGCAAAGGATGGACCGAAGGCACCCAGGCAAAATTGGGGTATTTACCGCGCTCCGTAGCGCACAATGATTTTATCTTCTCCGTTCTCGCGGAGGAGAAAGGGTTTTTAGGCAGTCTTACTGTTCTCAGCCTCACAGGTATCCTCTTACTTAATGGCGTGCGAATCGCCAGCAAAGCAAGAGACCGATTTGGTATGTTTCTCGCCGTAGGCGTGACCATTATTTTTGCGATTCATGCCTTAGTAAATATCGGAATGACCATTGGAATGATGCCGATCACAGGACTGCCACTCCCATTCTTAAGTTATGGAGGCTCCTTCCTCCTGAGCTGCTGCATTTTGCAAGGCATTGTTCAATCTGTTTACCGACACCGAAAAGCTTTCTAG
- a CDS encoding prohibitin family protein has product MNNKGLFSIIVVAIVAIVILAFGSRFFKTVSPGHVSVATLFGKVVQQPYDSGIHIPVNPLYQWYDFDIRSDTITETASVPSQDQLQTQMDVSVKFRVNAAETPNTLARYGDKNRLVTVQLIPSLRSTLREAGKSIARAEDFFLEETQNQLQVQILEDLKSGLEEKGLLIDEVLIRTITLPPFIMKAIESKKEREQEVEKEKAELERYKTEMQQKVEGAIADRQAAEQEAEKVKVLADARAYEIGKLNDAVAGNQTYIQLQSLEALKKIAEDPAAKIYFMDGQSPNPLPLLHMGEQK; this is encoded by the coding sequence ATGAACAACAAAGGACTTTTTTCTATCATAGTGGTAGCCATTGTAGCTATTGTCATCCTGGCATTTGGCTCGCGTTTTTTCAAAACGGTTTCGCCTGGGCACGTATCCGTGGCAACCTTGTTTGGTAAAGTTGTACAGCAGCCTTACGATTCGGGAATACACATTCCGGTTAATCCACTGTATCAGTGGTATGATTTCGATATTCGCTCGGATACCATTACGGAGACCGCTAGTGTGCCTTCTCAGGATCAGTTGCAAACTCAAATGGATGTCAGTGTAAAGTTCCGAGTGAATGCCGCTGAAACTCCAAATACCTTGGCTAGATATGGGGATAAGAATCGGTTAGTAACGGTACAATTGATACCCTCTCTGCGGTCCACGCTGCGGGAGGCCGGTAAGAGTATTGCCCGTGCGGAGGACTTTTTCCTGGAGGAAACGCAGAACCAATTGCAAGTGCAGATTCTAGAGGATCTGAAAAGCGGCTTGGAAGAAAAGGGGCTGCTGATCGATGAAGTGCTCATACGGACTATAACTTTGCCGCCATTTATTATGAAAGCGATTGAGTCCAAAAAGGAGCGAGAGCAAGAGGTGGAGAAGGAAAAAGCTGAGTTGGAGCGTTATAAAACGGAGATGCAGCAAAAAGTTGAAGGAGCAATCGCTGACCGACAGGCTGCTGAGCAGGAAGCTGAAAAAGTTAAAGTTCTGGCTGATGCGCGTGCTTACGAGATCGGAAAGCTCAACGATGCTGTTGCAGGCAATCAAACTTATATCCAATTACAATCTCTGGAAGCACTGAAGAAGATTGCCGAAGACCCTGCGGCTAAAATCTATTTTATGGATGGCCAGAGTCCAAACCCACTGCCCTTGTTGCATATGGGAGAGCAAAAATAG
- a CDS encoding Ldh family oxidoreductase, whose product MSTEDFYIVPTATHNELVEKAYQHRGFTVEESAAAARFSSYASWHGIRTHNALKALHLDHLFGSEADGCLPAANIEKLPSRFAASEVWNANRKLGQATAYDALDRCIELADEYGIGQVSVDNAFHYLWGGGYVMDAAKRGYIAYTNCTAALAEVVPFMGKFPTLGTNPHSWGFPTTDSVGFPIVIDWATSVVAMGRVQQLKREGVPLPPNAAVDRDGNATTDANEAEALLPFGAHKGYGLSLINELVGGLIGGSLPTIRSKKLSDPEEKRTPCFYFQVIHLDAISGGAFAKGRNQSENIKAVIDDILGHGNENCLLPGQIEAGAAARSEKNNGLLFSTAELDAFDEIATECGAPMWDRSQFPASK is encoded by the coding sequence ATGAGCACCGAAGATTTTTATATTGTTCCAACTGCTACTCATAATGAGTTAGTGGAAAAAGCATACCAGCATCGTGGGTTTACGGTTGAAGAATCTGCTGCTGCTGCGCGCTTTTCCTCTTATGCTTCCTGGCATGGTATTCGTACGCACAATGCCCTCAAAGCCCTTCATTTGGATCACCTTTTTGGCTCTGAGGCGGATGGTTGTTTACCTGCTGCCAACATTGAAAAACTACCTTCAAGATTTGCCGCTTCTGAAGTCTGGAATGCGAATCGAAAGTTGGGGCAGGCAACTGCCTATGACGCACTTGATCGCTGTATCGAGCTGGCAGATGAGTATGGCATTGGACAGGTTAGCGTGGATAACGCCTTTCATTACCTGTGGGGTGGAGGCTATGTGATGGATGCTGCAAAGCGGGGTTACATTGCTTATACCAATTGCACCGCCGCGTTGGCGGAAGTCGTGCCCTTCATGGGAAAATTTCCTACTCTTGGAACCAATCCTCACAGTTGGGGATTTCCTACGACGGATTCAGTTGGCTTTCCGATTGTCATCGACTGGGCCACCTCCGTGGTTGCCATGGGGCGAGTGCAGCAGCTCAAGCGCGAAGGAGTTCCATTGCCACCCAATGCAGCGGTGGACAGAGACGGAAATGCTACAACGGATGCGAACGAAGCAGAAGCATTGTTGCCGTTTGGTGCTCACAAGGGGTATGGGCTCAGTTTAATCAACGAATTGGTGGGTGGTTTAATCGGAGGATCACTCCCGACGATTCGAAGTAAAAAATTATCGGATCCAGAGGAGAAAAGAACTCCATGCTTTTACTTTCAGGTCATTCATCTCGACGCGATCAGTGGGGGTGCATTCGCCAAAGGTCGCAACCAATCCGAAAACATCAAAGCTGTCATCGACGACATTCTTGGGCATGGTAATGAGAATTGTTTGTTGCCGGGCCAGATTGAAGCTGGAGCTGCTGCTCGATCGGAGAAGAATAACGGACTTTTATTTTCAACGGCAGAGCTGGATGCCTTTGATGAAATCGCAACTGAGTGTGGTGCCCCAATGTGGGATCGCTCCCAATTTCCAGCATCTAAATAA
- a CDS encoding glucose 1-dehydrogenase produces MSLFSLDGKVALVTGAGRGIGRGIVEGLAAHGAKVVCAARTRAQLDEAVASINDSGGEAIAYEMDMKDLDSIQGGVEATLKAYGQLDILVNNAGMNIREPFTEVTEEHYDEIVAVNQKGLYFLTQLAAKEMISRKRGKIIHIGSINTGISLSQVSVYTSTKGAVGQLGKAHAVELGKHNIQVNTICPGFIETPLTAKLWSDPTMQEWGKNRVPMERLGSPEDLVGTTVFLASAASNYVTGQNIFVDGGFMAGEVWPIPG; encoded by the coding sequence ATGTCTCTGTTTTCTCTTGATGGTAAAGTGGCTCTTGTAACGGGAGCGGGTCGTGGAATTGGTCGCGGAATTGTGGAAGGTCTCGCTGCGCACGGGGCGAAAGTCGTTTGTGCGGCCAGAACGCGGGCGCAATTAGATGAGGCCGTTGCCTCAATCAATGATTCTGGTGGCGAAGCGATTGCTTACGAGATGGACATGAAAGATCTTGATTCGATTCAGGGCGGAGTGGAGGCAACTTTGAAAGCCTACGGTCAGCTCGATATTCTGGTGAACAATGCTGGCATGAACATCCGTGAGCCTTTTACTGAGGTGACTGAAGAGCACTACGATGAGATTGTAGCTGTGAACCAGAAAGGGCTGTATTTTCTGACTCAGCTTGCAGCCAAAGAGATGATTTCTCGTAAGCGAGGAAAGATCATTCATATCGGATCTATCAACACCGGGATCTCTCTTAGTCAGGTTTCTGTTTATACGTCTACCAAGGGTGCCGTTGGTCAACTGGGCAAAGCCCATGCAGTTGAACTCGGTAAACACAATATCCAGGTGAATACTATTTGTCCTGGCTTTATTGAAACACCCCTGACTGCAAAATTATGGTCCGACCCTACGATGCAGGAGTGGGGAAAGAATCGGGTGCCGATGGAGCGCTTGGGATCTCCCGAGGATCTCGTGGGCACTACGGTTTTCCTGGCCTCAGCAGCTTCCAATTATGTGACCGGCCAGAACATTTTTGTTGATGGTGGATTTATGGCAGGAGAGGTCTGGCCCATTCCAGGGTAG
- a CDS encoding sugar kinase, whose amino-acid sequence MSIEIKSAESCKYDIVSLGEIMLRLDPGEGRIRTARSFQAWEGGGEYNVARGGRKCFGLRAGVVTAFADNEVGHSIEDFILQGGVDTSWVQWVPYDGLGREVRNGLNFTERGFGIRGAVGVPDRGLTAASQIKPGDIDWEKLFGEEGVRWFHTGGIYAALSATTPEVVIESVKAAKKHGTIVSYDLNYRPSLWKSIGGHEKAQSVNREIAQYVDVMIGNEEDFTACLGFEVEGVDENISHIEIDSFKKMIETAVSEFPNFQATATTLRAVKTATVNDWGAICWHDGEFYESNSYPALEIMDRVGGGDSFASGLIYGFLSTGDPGKAVNYGAAHGALAMTTPGDTSMATVAEVEKIMGGGGARVVR is encoded by the coding sequence ATGAGTATCGAAATAAAATCAGCAGAGTCCTGCAAATATGACATCGTATCCCTGGGCGAAATTATGCTTCGTCTTGATCCTGGCGAAGGTAGAATTCGTACTGCCCGTAGCTTTCAAGCCTGGGAAGGTGGCGGAGAATACAATGTCGCCCGTGGTGGTCGGAAATGCTTCGGCCTGCGTGCCGGAGTCGTAACTGCATTTGCAGATAACGAAGTGGGGCATTCGATCGAAGACTTTATTCTTCAAGGAGGTGTTGATACCTCTTGGGTTCAATGGGTCCCCTATGATGGACTCGGTCGCGAAGTTCGCAATGGATTGAATTTCACTGAGCGCGGATTCGGTATTCGTGGAGCCGTAGGTGTCCCAGATCGTGGACTTACTGCAGCCAGTCAAATCAAGCCCGGTGACATTGACTGGGAAAAACTATTTGGTGAAGAAGGTGTTCGTTGGTTCCACACCGGAGGAATTTATGCCGCTCTCTCAGCGACTACACCTGAGGTAGTTATTGAATCGGTTAAAGCAGCCAAGAAGCACGGAACCATTGTTTCTTACGATCTGAATTACCGTCCCTCTCTTTGGAAGAGCATTGGTGGTCACGAAAAAGCGCAGAGTGTGAATCGTGAGATTGCTCAGTATGTGGATGTGATGATTGGCAACGAAGAAGATTTCACTGCTTGTCTCGGCTTCGAAGTAGAAGGCGTGGATGAAAACATTTCCCATATCGAAATCGATAGCTTTAAAAAGATGATCGAGACGGCTGTCTCAGAGTTTCCTAATTTTCAGGCAACGGCTACAACCTTACGGGCTGTAAAAACCGCTACCGTTAATGACTGGGGCGCTATTTGTTGGCACGATGGTGAATTTTATGAGTCGAACTCCTACCCAGCCCTTGAAATCATGGATCGTGTGGGTGGTGGTGACAGTTTTGCTTCCGGGTTGATTTACGGTTTCCTGAGCACTGGAGATCCTGGCAAGGCTGTGAACTACGGCGCTGCGCATGGTGCTCTTGCCATGACGACTCCGGGGGATACCTCTATGGCTACGGTGGCTGAAGTAGAAAAGATTATGGGCGGCGGCGGAGCACGCGTAGTCAGATAA
- the trpS gene encoding tryptophan--tRNA ligase has protein sequence MSDTDRKTVLTAAQPTGILTIGNYLGALKNWVSLLDDHDCLFPLVDMHAITVPYQPADLRKRTRSLVAQYIACGLDPEKCTLFIQSHVVGHTELAWVLGCLTPIGELQRMTQFKDKTAKGAPINSGLFFYPVLMAADILLYNADIVPVGEDQKQHLELTRNVAERFNHTYSKTFKIPEPKIGTTGARVLSLQDPTRKMSKSDDNQGAYILLTDEPDVIRKKIARAVTDSGSQVKSGPEKAGVTNLLSIMSGFSGKSIEEHEAEFVGKGYGDFKKAVGEVVVEGLRPIREKFEEVEKDKGYLDGVLKAGAETAQKKAYKILSKVQRKVGFVERFR, from the coding sequence ATGAGCGACACTGATCGAAAAACTGTCCTGACCGCCGCACAACCGACTGGCATTCTGACCATTGGAAACTACTTGGGTGCTCTCAAGAATTGGGTGTCCCTTTTGGACGACCACGATTGCCTTTTCCCGTTGGTTGATATGCATGCGATTACGGTACCCTATCAGCCCGCTGATCTCCGGAAACGTACACGCTCCTTAGTCGCCCAATATATTGCCTGTGGGTTGGATCCGGAAAAGTGCACGCTCTTCATTCAGTCACATGTGGTTGGTCATACCGAACTCGCGTGGGTACTCGGATGCTTGACTCCCATCGGTGAGTTACAGCGCATGACGCAGTTTAAAGACAAAACGGCCAAAGGGGCTCCCATTAATTCAGGCTTATTTTTTTACCCCGTACTGATGGCGGCGGATATCTTGCTCTACAATGCAGACATTGTGCCTGTAGGTGAAGACCAGAAACAACACCTTGAACTAACGAGGAATGTAGCTGAGCGTTTCAATCATACTTATTCAAAAACGTTCAAGATCCCCGAGCCTAAGATTGGGACTACGGGAGCCCGAGTGCTTTCTCTGCAAGACCCGACCAGGAAAATGTCCAAGTCGGACGATAATCAGGGGGCTTATATCTTGCTCACCGATGAACCTGATGTGATCCGAAAGAAAATTGCCCGCGCGGTGACCGATTCAGGTAGCCAAGTCAAATCGGGACCTGAAAAAGCGGGGGTCACGAATTTGCTTTCTATTATGAGCGGATTCTCTGGTAAATCTATTGAAGAGCATGAAGCCGAGTTTGTCGGGAAAGGATATGGCGATTTTAAAAAGGCTGTTGGCGAAGTGGTTGTAGAAGGACTTCGACCTATCCGGGAAAAGTTTGAAGAAGTAGAAAAGGACAAAGGCTATCTAGATGGTGTTTTAAAAGCTGGCGCTGAGACTGCCCAAAAGAAGGCTTATAAGATTTTATCCAAAGTGCAGCGTAAGGTCGGTTTTGTAGAGCGATTCCGTTAA
- a CDS encoding NAD(P)-dependent oxidoreductase yields the protein MSKETIAFIGTGVMGRSMAGHLLNAGYPLNVYNRTKSKTDELVAAGATWCDTPSAASAGADIIITIVGFPKDVEEVYLGDDGILANAKSGSLFIDMTTSSPALAKKIAETAEGKGIGSLDAPVSGGDLGAKEARLSIMVGGSQADFDRALPAFEIMGKNIQLQGPAGSGQYTKMVNQIAIAAGMLGITEAMAYAKKSGLDPFHVLKSIETGAAGSWSLSNLSPRALKGDFAPGFFVKHFIKDMRIAIESADEMGLELPGLKLAKSLYDKLAAQGGEDNGTQALLKLYSE from the coding sequence ATGAGCAAAGAAACCATCGCTTTCATTGGAACCGGAGTCATGGGTCGCAGCATGGCTGGACACCTTCTCAACGCCGGGTATCCGCTAAATGTATACAACCGCACAAAGTCTAAAACAGACGAGCTCGTTGCAGCAGGAGCGACCTGGTGCGATACTCCAAGTGCCGCCTCCGCAGGTGCAGATATAATAATCACTATCGTTGGTTTTCCGAAGGATGTGGAAGAAGTTTATCTCGGCGATGACGGGATTCTTGCCAATGCGAAGTCAGGCTCATTGTTCATTGATATGACCACCTCTAGTCCGGCCCTCGCCAAAAAAATTGCTGAGACCGCTGAAGGAAAAGGCATTGGCTCGCTAGATGCTCCCGTATCAGGTGGAGACCTGGGGGCAAAAGAAGCACGCCTCTCCATTATGGTTGGTGGTAGCCAGGCAGATTTTGACCGAGCGCTCCCAGCATTTGAAATCATGGGGAAGAATATTCAGCTCCAAGGCCCTGCTGGATCCGGGCAATACACGAAGATGGTGAACCAAATCGCTATTGCAGCTGGAATGTTGGGAATCACAGAAGCCATGGCCTATGCCAAGAAATCAGGCCTCGATCCTTTTCATGTTCTAAAAAGTATTGAAACGGGTGCTGCTGGAAGCTGGTCATTGAGTAATCTTTCCCCTCGCGCCCTTAAAGGCGATTTCGCTCCCGGGTTTTTTGTGAAGCACTTTATCAAGGATATGCGAATCGCCATCGAGTCGGCCGACGAAATGGGCCTGGAGTTGCCAGGATTGAAGTTGGCCAAGTCTCTCTATGACAAATTAGCTGCTCAAGGCGGAGAAGACAATGGGACGCAGGCGCTGTTGAAGCTGTATAGCGAGTAG
- a CDS encoding TlpA family protein disulfide reductase: MKNILVLIAILVSPIFLTAQDEQTETVASPLEALRAAAVDQEADFDAAYNSAEAAGVKASVLLESKVLNLLGSSDLQAVLALIPEMEASADEFVVGQGGFFSTRNQVHGLIENLKALRANEAGDMEGFERHTKEGFWKSPEVSNMFGMARLVQDHHEKTAQKEAMKNLRIPMDLEILSVDGSMTTLAKASQGQKAILLDFWASWCGPCIQLMPELKKKADTLPAQGVFVAGMNTDRSDQLRHAREVQEKHGMDMPWLIEPESSPFSRALAINSIPRMILLTPDGQVLYNGHPMDPELTKTLASLGVNL, encoded by the coding sequence ATGAAGAATATTTTAGTATTAATTGCTATCTTGGTAAGCCCCATTTTTCTTACCGCCCAGGATGAACAGACCGAGACTGTAGCGAGTCCACTTGAGGCACTTCGCGCAGCAGCCGTCGATCAAGAGGCAGATTTTGATGCGGCATACAATTCGGCGGAAGCTGCAGGTGTAAAAGCTTCTGTGTTGCTGGAAAGTAAAGTGTTAAACCTATTGGGGAGCAGCGATTTGCAGGCTGTCTTAGCTCTCATTCCTGAAATGGAGGCGAGTGCCGATGAGTTTGTTGTTGGCCAAGGAGGCTTCTTCTCCACACGCAATCAAGTCCATGGGTTGATCGAAAATTTGAAGGCACTTAGAGCCAATGAAGCTGGCGATATGGAAGGCTTCGAACGTCATACCAAAGAAGGCTTTTGGAAAAGTCCCGAGGTCAGTAATATGTTCGGTATGGCTCGTTTGGTTCAGGACCATCACGAGAAAACTGCTCAGAAAGAGGCCATGAAAAATCTCCGGATTCCTATGGATTTGGAAATTCTGTCTGTGGATGGTTCTATGACTACCCTGGCAAAGGCTTCCCAAGGTCAGAAGGCTATTTTATTAGATTTTTGGGCTAGTTGGTGTGGTCCTTGTATCCAGCTCATGCCCGAGTTGAAAAAGAAGGCGGATACGCTGCCAGCTCAAGGCGTCTTTGTAGCTGGTATGAATACCGATCGCTCAGACCAATTACGCCATGCGCGTGAAGTGCAGGAGAAACATGGTATGGATATGCCCTGGCTTATCGAACCTGAGTCGAGTCCCTTTTCCAGAGCATTGGCTATTAACTCAATTCCTCGTATGATCCTCCTTACTCCGGATGGACAGGTTTTATACAACGGACATCCAATGGATCCCGAATTGACGAAGACTTTGGCCTCCCTGGGTGTGAATCTTTGA
- a CDS encoding phosphoglycerate dehydrogenase has product MTRILLTTTSFQDTPGIHHELLAQSDFEIVRERGPLTEEQMLELVGEVDGMICGDDAITAAVIDKALPRLKIISKYGIGLDKIDVDYTDKVGIPLTFCPGVNHTTVAEHTFGLLLAIFRNLVEEVNHTRAGEWTRLTGNEIMGKTIGIIGLGRIGREVALRAKAFGMPVIAYDIYWPESFAEEQGIERCDSIADVFEAAHVLSLHTNLTEETHSMVNEDSIASMQDGVVLLNCARGELVDSEAMANALNSGKVRGYGTDVLEVEPPPEDHVLLSAKNCIVSPHIGSRTHESVQRQASMAVRNLLHFFQGNPPEAQANKAPWPAD; this is encoded by the coding sequence ATGACACGGATTTTGCTAACGACTACATCATTCCAGGATACACCGGGAATCCATCATGAATTGCTTGCACAATCTGACTTTGAGATCGTGCGTGAGCGCGGTCCACTGACCGAGGAGCAAATGTTAGAGCTTGTTGGAGAAGTAGACGGGATGATTTGCGGTGACGATGCGATCACTGCGGCGGTCATCGATAAGGCCCTTCCGCGGCTTAAAATTATATCCAAGTATGGGATCGGATTGGACAAAATTGATGTAGATTACACCGACAAAGTTGGAATCCCGCTTACCTTTTGTCCGGGTGTAAACCACACCACCGTTGCTGAACATACATTTGGACTTCTGCTAGCCATTTTCCGTAACCTTGTTGAGGAAGTAAATCACACCCGTGCAGGCGAGTGGACTCGACTGACCGGAAATGAGATAATGGGCAAAACGATAGGGATTATCGGTCTGGGTCGGATTGGACGAGAAGTGGCGCTTCGAGCCAAAGCGTTTGGTATGCCTGTTATTGCTTATGATATTTACTGGCCCGAATCCTTTGCTGAAGAGCAGGGGATTGAACGCTGCGACAGTATTGCTGATGTTTTTGAGGCGGCCCATGTTCTCTCGCTGCATACCAATCTTACTGAAGAGACACACTCTATGGTTAACGAAGACAGCATTGCTTCGATGCAAGATGGAGTCGTGTTGCTCAATTGTGCTCGGGGTGAGCTCGTTGATTCCGAAGCGATGGCTAATGCATTAAATTCTGGAAAAGTTCGCGGCTATGGAACCGATGTGCTCGAAGTTGAGCCACCCCCGGAAGATCATGTTCTTTTATCGGCCAAAAATTGTATCGTTTCACCTCATATCGGATCCCGCACCCACGAGTCTGTTCAGCGGCAAGCGAGTATGGCTGTAAGAAACCTGCTGCACTTTTTTCAGGGAAACCCTCCCGAAGCTCAGGCAAACAAAGCTCCTTGGCCTGCTGATTGA
- a CDS encoding ATP-binding protein translates to MIDSDSYVLSVADRGQGMSNDQISKLGPFIQLNREEQEQQGLGLGLSVVDSLCRLYGGSIFITEQPGDGTRVILKLPIFSD, encoded by the coding sequence GTGATAGATTCAGACTCCTATGTGCTGTCTGTGGCTGATCGAGGGCAGGGAATGAGTAATGATCAAATCTCGAAATTAGGTCCTTTCATTCAATTAAATCGAGAAGAGCAGGAGCAGCAGGGTCTTGGATTGGGGTTATCCGTTGTGGACAGTCTATGTCGCTTGTACGGCGGATCCATTTTCATCACTGAACAGCCCGGAGACGGCACTCGTGTGATACTGAAGTTACCCATTTTCAGTGATTAA